One Lentibacillus cibarius DNA window includes the following coding sequences:
- the cbiB gene encoding adenosylcobinamide-phosphate synthase CbiB: MVIYHLISLTLAVMIDRMIGDPPSWPHPVRWIGWLISWLDRRLNKGFFKKAKGALLLVVIVVTVFSMTCLVVWGAYQFHAIAGIAVESVMMATTIAQNDLKKAAMNVYQPLKQGDIVTARQRVSMIVGRDTESMNESGITRATVETIAENISDGITAPLFWALIGGAPLAMVYRAVNTCDSMVGYENVQYSAFGWASARLDDVLNWLPSRITGFCMLATTSSPHMTKQQVFHDLKIEAKKHPSPNSGWGEAAVALLLGVQLGGTNYYQGVKSERAVMGRPWENLQKDHIKAALTVMARSVRLFLILLWIGGGCYAITGTWL; the protein is encoded by the coding sequence ATGGTCATTTATCATTTAATCAGTCTGACCCTAGCCGTGATGATAGATCGGATGATTGGCGATCCACCTTCTTGGCCACACCCCGTACGCTGGATCGGCTGGCTTATTTCATGGCTGGATCGTCGTTTGAATAAAGGATTCTTTAAAAAGGCTAAAGGGGCTTTGCTGTTAGTTGTTATTGTGGTAACTGTATTTTCTATGACATGCTTGGTTGTGTGGGGAGCTTATCAATTTCATGCCATAGCTGGAATTGCCGTCGAATCGGTAATGATGGCAACAACCATTGCACAAAATGATTTGAAAAAAGCTGCGATGAATGTTTATCAGCCATTAAAGCAAGGAGATATCGTAACAGCCAGACAGCGGGTGTCCATGATTGTCGGCAGGGACACCGAATCAATGAATGAAAGCGGGATTACGCGGGCAACTGTTGAGACCATTGCAGAAAATATTAGCGATGGGATTACGGCTCCATTATTTTGGGCACTTATAGGCGGTGCGCCATTGGCAATGGTTTATCGCGCTGTTAATACGTGTGACTCGATGGTAGGATACGAAAATGTACAATACAGTGCATTCGGCTGGGCGTCTGCCCGGTTGGATGATGTACTTAATTGGCTCCCAAGCCGCATTACCGGTTTTTGTATGCTTGCCACCACCTCCTCTCCGCACATGACGAAGCAGCAGGTGTTTCATGATTTGAAAATAGAGGCAAAAAAGCATCCAAGTCCGAATAGCGGATGGGGGGAGGCTGCGGTTGCTCTTCTTTTGGGTGTGCAACTGGGCGGAACTAACTATTATCAGGGCGTGAAATCGGAGCGTGCGGTTATGGGGCGACCGTGGGAAAACTTGCAAAAAGATCATATAAAAGCTGCCCTCACCGTCATGGCACGTTCAGTAAGATTATTTTTAATACTTTTATGGATAGGGGGAGGATGTTATGCAATTACCGGCACATGGCTCTAA